A portion of the Paenibacillus hamazuiensis genome contains these proteins:
- a CDS encoding phosphatidate cytidylyltransferase: MKQRIVTGVMAGALFIALLVLGSYWFAGLIMLMAAIGYQEFIKMNGLHSFRLTGGIGMLGVIALVVPWNAWGLDPEQVMSGIAWWILFLVLAITVLSKNKVTIDHAAMYFIGIVYVGFGFHYMIATRMLADGLFWTFLVFLCIWATDSGAYFTGSAIGKHPLWPTISPKKSIEGALGGIVLSVLVALVFAYAKPQLLSMGQAVVLGGVISVVGQLGDLMQSAYKRVKGIKDTGAILPGHGGILDRTDSWLIVFPAVHLLSLIPQ; encoded by the coding sequence TTGAAACAGCGTATCGTAACGGGCGTTATGGCCGGAGCGTTGTTTATCGCCTTATTGGTGCTGGGCAGTTATTGGTTTGCCGGGCTAATCATGCTGATGGCGGCGATCGGCTATCAAGAATTTATAAAAATGAACGGCCTTCATTCGTTCCGGCTTACCGGCGGGATCGGAATGTTGGGCGTCATCGCTCTTGTCGTGCCCTGGAACGCCTGGGGGCTCGATCCGGAACAGGTAATGTCGGGCATTGCCTGGTGGATTTTATTCCTTGTACTTGCGATAACCGTCCTGTCGAAAAACAAAGTGACGATCGATCACGCTGCCATGTATTTTATCGGCATCGTGTATGTCGGCTTCGGCTTTCACTATATGATTGCGACGAGAATGCTGGCGGACGGGCTTTTTTGGACGTTCCTCGTATTTCTGTGCATTTGGGCTACCGACTCCGGGGCCTATTTCACGGGAAGTGCGATTGGCAAACATCCGCTTTGGCCGACGATCAGCCCGAAAAAATCGATCGAGGGAGCTTTGGGCGGCATTGTATTATCCGTTCTTGTGGCACTCGTTTTCGCTTATGCGAAGCCGCAGCTGCTTTCGATGGGACAAGCGGTCGTTCTCGGGGGCGTTATCTCCGTTGTCGGCCAACTCGGGGATCTGATGCAATCGGCTTATAAAAGGGTAAAAGGAATTAAGGATACCGGAGCGATTTTACCGGGGCACGGCGGGATACTGGATCGGACGGACAGTTGGCTGATCGTATTTCCGGCCGTACATCTGCTGTCGCTGATTCCTCAATAA
- the rpsB gene encoding 30S ribosomal protein S2, translated as MAVISMKQLLEAGVHFGHQTRRWNPKMDRYIFTERNGIYIIDLQKTVKKVEEAYNFVKSVAEENGTILFVGTKKQAQDSVKEEAERCGMYYINQRWLGGTLTNFATIQKRIDRLRTLEKWEEDGTFEVLPKKEVIILRKEKERLEKFLGGIKGMKGLPSALFVIDPRKERIAVAEARKLGIPIVGIVDTNCDPDEIDYVIPGNDDAIRAVKLLTAKIADAVIEAHQGEQTTA; from the coding sequence ATGGCAGTTATCTCCATGAAACAGCTTTTGGAAGCTGGGGTACACTTCGGTCATCAGACCCGTCGTTGGAACCCGAAAATGGATCGATACATCTTCACGGAAAGAAACGGTATTTACATTATCGACCTGCAAAAAACAGTGAAAAAGGTCGAAGAAGCGTACAACTTCGTTAAATCGGTTGCCGAAGAGAACGGAACGATTTTGTTCGTAGGTACAAAGAAGCAGGCGCAAGATTCCGTTAAGGAAGAAGCTGAGCGCTGCGGCATGTACTACATCAACCAACGCTGGTTGGGTGGTACGCTGACTAACTTCGCAACGATTCAAAAGCGGATCGATCGTCTCCGTACTTTGGAGAAGTGGGAAGAGGACGGCACGTTCGAAGTGCTGCCTAAGAAAGAAGTCATTATTCTTCGCAAAGAAAAAGAACGCCTCGAGAAATTCCTCGGCGGCATCAAAGGCATGAAAGGTCTTCCGAGCGCACTGTTCGTCATCGATCCCCGCAAAGAGCGCATCGCTGTTGCCGAAGCCCGCAAGCTCGGCATCCCGATCGTCGGCATCGTTGACACCAACTGCGATCCGGACGAAATCGATTATGTCATTCCGGGCAACGACGACGCAATTCGCGCCGTTAAGCTGCTGACAGCGAAAATCGCAGATGCCGTGATCGAAGCTCATCAAGGCGAGCAAACAACGGCTTAA
- a CDS encoding endolytic transglycosylase MltG, with the protein MLKNKTLLYGLGSGLVLGAMLVQMMNAVTQAAPKGPIAPVTPAIDQLDAKQIKEIAAKYYQVFPKEERVYNQSQADALVQKRVEEEKAKLPASPPSQKIYIYVPSGFNSTQVADMLYQSGVITDRKSFEDEISKQKLTSKIQAGIHVFEGQTDIAQVLSNLTSK; encoded by the coding sequence GTGCTTAAAAACAAAACGCTTCTTTACGGACTGGGCAGCGGATTGGTTTTGGGGGCGATGCTCGTTCAGATGATGAACGCCGTTACGCAGGCCGCTCCAAAGGGGCCTATCGCTCCCGTTACCCCAGCCATCGACCAGCTGGATGCGAAGCAAATTAAAGAAATTGCCGCCAAATATTATCAGGTGTTCCCGAAAGAGGAGCGGGTCTATAACCAGTCCCAAGCCGATGCGCTCGTCCAGAAGCGGGTGGAGGAAGAAAAAGCGAAGCTTCCTGCTTCGCCACCGTCCCAAAAAATTTATATCTACGTGCCCAGCGGCTTCAATTCGACCCAGGTGGCGGACATGCTTTATCAGAGCGGAGTCATCACCGACCGCAAATCGTTTGAGGACGAAATAAGCAAACAAAAGCTGACCAGCAAAATCCAGGCCGGCATTCACGTATTCGAAGGGCAAACGGACATCGCTCAGGTGCTCTCCAATTTGACGTCCAAATAG
- a CDS encoding DUF342 domain-containing protein, whose amino-acid sequence MSDNALPLHYYISISTSDDKLTAYLTFNHPDDDVKVTADQLEDLLKASRVIHGIDYDKLQQIANDPKAFCFMQVVVAKGDPPIDGQNGYIKHLYDLENDNRKPLELEDGKVDFKEVSTINNVLKGQLIAQRIPATEGIQGRAVTGEVMFPKAGKEARFKIGKNVVVDNEQTNMYAAIDGIVTKTERDKVNVFPIYEVNGDVDYAIGNIDFVGNVVIRGSVLPGFKIKAGGDIRITGGVEAAELEAGGSIEISAGILGQNKGLIKAGKNVKSSFIQDATVEAGDEIVVSQSIMHSHIRAGKNVICRGTKGLIVGGVVQAGERVVSRTIGNSMSTATVIEVGVLPELRNELQQLRLQLKALNENLEKTEKALSLLDQLAAGGQLGPDKISMRIKLNHTKKQAFEEQTAARERVLEIEKTLEDTELAKVEVSGMIYGGAKIVIGRYTKFVKDAAQRVVYKLVEGEIATLPMG is encoded by the coding sequence GTGAGCGATAACGCGTTGCCACTGCATTATTATATTTCGATATCGACATCGGACGATAAGTTGACCGCTTATTTGACCTTTAACCATCCGGACGATGATGTGAAGGTTACGGCAGACCAGTTGGAGGATTTGCTGAAAGCCAGCCGAGTTATACACGGTATCGATTACGATAAGCTGCAGCAAATAGCGAACGATCCGAAGGCATTTTGTTTTATGCAGGTGGTTGTGGCCAAAGGAGACCCTCCGATTGACGGCCAAAACGGCTACATCAAACATTTATACGATCTTGAAAATGACAACCGAAAGCCGCTTGAGCTGGAAGACGGCAAAGTGGATTTCAAAGAAGTTTCCACCATCAATAACGTGCTGAAGGGCCAATTGATCGCACAGCGGATTCCCGCCACGGAAGGAATACAAGGGCGGGCGGTAACCGGGGAAGTGATGTTCCCGAAAGCGGGCAAGGAAGCCCGGTTCAAAATCGGCAAAAACGTTGTCGTGGACAACGAACAAACGAACATGTATGCGGCGATCGACGGGATCGTGACCAAAACGGAACGGGATAAGGTCAACGTGTTTCCAATTTACGAGGTGAACGGCGATGTCGACTACGCGATCGGAAACATCGACTTTGTCGGCAATGTCGTCATCCGCGGCAGCGTTCTTCCCGGGTTTAAAATCAAGGCGGGCGGAGACATCCGCATTACGGGAGGCGTGGAAGCGGCAGAGCTGGAAGCGGGCGGCTCCATCGAAATCAGCGCCGGCATCCTGGGGCAAAACAAAGGGCTCATCAAAGCCGGCAAAAACGTGAAAAGCTCCTTTATTCAGGATGCCACCGTTGAGGCCGGCGATGAGATTGTCGTATCGCAGAGCATTATGCATTCTCATATCCGTGCCGGCAAAAATGTCATTTGCCGCGGCACGAAAGGACTCATCGTCGGCGGCGTCGTGCAGGCCGGCGAACGCGTCGTTTCACGGACTATCGGCAATTCGATGTCAACGGCTACCGTCATCGAAGTCGGCGTGCTGCCGGAGCTCAGAAACGAGCTGCAGCAGCTGCGTCTCCAGCTTAAAGCGCTGAACGAAAACTTGGAAAAAACCGAAAAAGCGCTTTCCTTGCTGGATCAATTGGCTGCCGGCGGGCAGCTTGGCCCGGATAAAATATCGATGAGAATCAAGCTGAACCATACGAAGAAGCAGGCGTTCGAGGAACAGACGGCGGCGCGGGAACGCGTGCTGGAAATCGAGAAGACGTTGGAAGACACCGAGTTGGCAAAAGTGGAAGTGAGCGGCATGATCTACGGCGGCGCCAAAATTGTGATCGGACGTTACACCAAGTTTGTAAAAGATGCGGCTCAGCGCGTCGTTTACAAACTGGTCGAAGGGGAAATTGCCACGCTTCCGATGGGATAA
- a CDS encoding isoprenyl transferase — MNPWKKWFGSKEPLENTVPELDTDNIPNHVAVIMDGNGRWAQKRGLPRVAGHHSGMKNVKKITMAANEIGVKVLTLYAFSTENWKRPREEVDYLMKLPLEFFPKEIDELIQNNVQIRMTGWEEGLPEYTLKAVRDAIELTRNNTGLILNFALNYGSRKEMLLGMKKMMEDIGQGRLSMNDVDDQAFSRYLLTSDLPDPDLMIRTSGELRISNFMLWQLAYSELWFTDAFWPEFTENHFFEAIKEYQRRARRYGGL, encoded by the coding sequence ATGAATCCATGGAAAAAATGGTTTGGAAGCAAAGAACCGTTGGAGAACACGGTTCCGGAGCTTGATACTGATAACATTCCAAACCATGTCGCCGTCATTATGGACGGCAACGGCCGCTGGGCCCAGAAACGGGGCCTGCCCCGCGTAGCGGGTCATCACTCCGGGATGAAAAACGTCAAAAAAATTACGATGGCGGCGAACGAAATCGGGGTCAAGGTGCTGACCTTGTATGCTTTTTCGACGGAAAACTGGAAACGGCCGCGGGAAGAAGTCGATTATTTGATGAAGCTGCCGCTCGAATTTTTTCCGAAGGAAATCGACGAGCTCATTCAAAACAACGTGCAAATCCGCATGACCGGCTGGGAGGAAGGTTTGCCCGAATACACGCTCAAGGCCGTTCGCGACGCGATTGAGCTGACGAGAAACAATACCGGACTTATTTTGAATTTCGCATTAAATTACGGCAGCCGAAAGGAAATGCTGCTCGGCATGAAAAAGATGATGGAAGACATCGGGCAAGGACGTTTGTCCATGAACGATGTGGATGATCAGGCTTTCTCCCGATACCTGCTGACCTCCGATTTGCCGGATCCGGATTTGATGATTCGCACGAGCGGCGAGCTGAGAATCAGCAATTTCATGTTATGGCAGCTCGCTTATTCCGAGCTTTGGTTTACCGACGCATTTTGGCCGGAATTTACCGAAAATCATTTTTTTGAAGCGATCAAAGAGTACCAGCGACGGGCTCGGCGATACGGCGGTTTATAA
- the frr gene encoding ribosome recycling factor produces MPQSIKKNAEERMDKALNALKKELASLRAGRATPALLDRVQVEYYGAMTPVNQLANINTPDSRTLMIQPWDKSSVAAIEKAILKSDLGLTPSNDGTSIRITIPALTEERRAELVKMTKKFGEEAKVAIRNIRRDANDEIKKLEKNGISEDESRRHQDDVQKFTDKFVAEVDKILAAKEKEIMEV; encoded by the coding sequence ATGCCGCAATCGATCAAAAAAAATGCGGAAGAACGTATGGATAAAGCTTTGAACGCGCTGAAAAAAGAGCTGGCGAGCCTGAGGGCCGGCCGCGCGACCCCGGCGCTGCTCGACCGGGTGCAGGTGGAATATTACGGCGCAATGACGCCGGTCAACCAGCTCGCCAACATCAACACGCCGGACTCCCGCACGCTGATGATTCAGCCGTGGGATAAATCGTCGGTAGCCGCGATCGAAAAGGCGATCTTGAAATCCGACCTCGGTCTGACCCCGTCGAATGACGGCACATCCATCCGGATTACGATTCCGGCGCTGACCGAAGAACGCCGCGCCGAGCTCGTCAAAATGACGAAAAAGTTCGGTGAAGAGGCCAAAGTGGCGATCCGCAACATCCGCCGCGACGCCAACGACGAGATCAAAAAGCTGGAGAAAAACGGCATTTCGGAAGACGAGTCCCGGCGTCATCAAGATGACGTGCAGAAATTTACGGACAAGTTCGTCGCGGAAGTCGATAAAATTTTGGCGGCTAAAGAAAAGGAAATTATGGAAGTTTAA
- the pyrH gene encoding UMP kinase, with protein MERPIYKRIVLKLSGEALAGQLGYGIDSEMITTTAQQVKQVVDMNVEVAVVVGGGNIWRGIAGSKKGMDRATADYMGMLATVMNALALQDALEAIDVPTRVMTSISMQQVAEPYIRRRAIRHLEKGRVVIFAAGTGNPFFSTDTTAALRAAEIEAEVILMAKNKVDGVYSADPFKDASAEKFETLTYMEVLSRNLGVMDSTASSLCMDNNIPLIVFSITENGNIKRVVQGEKIGTIVKA; from the coding sequence GTGGAACGTCCAATATATAAACGCATCGTACTGAAACTGAGCGGAGAAGCGCTCGCCGGGCAGCTTGGCTACGGTATCGATTCCGAGATGATTACCACGACGGCTCAGCAGGTGAAGCAAGTCGTTGATATGAACGTGGAAGTGGCCGTCGTCGTTGGCGGAGGCAACATTTGGAGAGGCATCGCCGGCAGCAAGAAAGGAATGGACCGGGCGACGGCCGATTACATGGGCATGCTCGCCACTGTCATGAACGCTCTGGCTCTGCAGGATGCACTCGAAGCCATCGACGTGCCGACACGGGTGATGACCTCGATCTCGATGCAGCAGGTGGCCGAGCCGTACATTCGCCGGCGCGCGATTCGCCACTTGGAGAAAGGGCGAGTCGTCATTTTTGCCGCGGGTACGGGCAATCCGTTTTTCTCGACGGATACGACTGCGGCTCTGCGCGCGGCGGAAATCGAAGCGGAAGTCATTTTGATGGCGAAAAACAAGGTGGACGGCGTATACTCGGCAGATCCTTTCAAGGACGCATCGGCGGAAAAATTCGAAACGCTTACCTATATGGAAGTGCTCAGCCGGAATTTGGGCGTGATGGACTCGACCGCTTCGTCGCTTTGTATGGATAACAACATTCCGCTCATTGTGTTCTCGATTACGGAAAACGGGAACATTAAACGTGTGGTGCAAGGTGAAAAAATCGGAACGATCGTGAAAGCATAA
- the rseP gene encoding RIP metalloprotease RseP, translating into MSTIQIAFQIVLMFFVLVSIHEWGHFYFAKRAGILVREFAIGFGPKLFSFKKGETRYTLRLLPIGGFVRMAGEDPEIIQIHPGQTIGVRLMNREITHIYVDQLDRLTDALIGTVEQIDLERDLFIKLNVNEEISRLPVHPQAMMISKGRETQIAPWNRQFGSKTVGQRALSIVAGPVMNFLLAFVLFITVVFMTGIPASVKVSSVNPGSPAEKAGLQAGDIIVSVNHEPIGTDSSKLTSLIKQSVNKPMVWVIERNQEQLRKDITPEDKGGGLVGVVLMHGYRSASPMEGLRYGGVNMVNATVSILDSFAKLATLQFKMEDLGGPVRIVEFTSEQAEAGFAQYIFWAGLLSLYLGLFNLLPFPALDGSRLVFLGFEAIRGKPVDPSRESMVHFVGFAMLMLLMIAVTYNDILRLMKG; encoded by the coding sequence TTGTCGACGATACAAATCGCCTTTCAGATTGTACTGATGTTTTTTGTGCTGGTATCGATTCACGAATGGGGACACTTTTATTTCGCCAAACGCGCCGGCATATTGGTCCGCGAATTTGCGATCGGTTTTGGGCCGAAGCTGTTTTCCTTTAAAAAAGGAGAAACGCGTTATACGCTGCGGCTGCTGCCGATCGGAGGATTTGTACGGATGGCGGGCGAGGACCCGGAAATCATTCAGATTCATCCCGGTCAGACGATCGGAGTTCGTCTCATGAATAGGGAAATTACGCATATTTACGTCGATCAGCTGGACCGGCTTACGGATGCTCTGATCGGCACCGTGGAACAAATCGATCTGGAGAGAGATTTGTTCATCAAACTGAACGTTAATGAGGAAATCAGCCGCCTGCCTGTGCATCCGCAGGCGATGATGATCAGCAAGGGACGGGAGACGCAGATTGCTCCGTGGAACAGGCAGTTCGGCAGCAAAACGGTCGGCCAACGCGCTTTGTCGATCGTGGCCGGGCCGGTAATGAACTTTTTGCTTGCCTTTGTGCTGTTTATTACGGTTGTGTTTATGACGGGCATTCCCGCGAGCGTAAAGGTCAGCAGCGTTAACCCGGGGTCACCGGCGGAAAAAGCCGGCTTGCAGGCAGGGGATATCATCGTTTCGGTCAACCACGAGCCGATCGGAACGGATAGCTCCAAGCTGACTTCTTTAATCAAACAATCGGTGAACAAGCCGATGGTATGGGTTATCGAACGCAATCAGGAACAACTGCGCAAGGACATCACGCCGGAGGACAAGGGCGGCGGTCTCGTCGGAGTAGTTTTGATGCACGGTTACCGGAGTGCAAGTCCGATGGAAGGGCTGCGCTACGGCGGAGTTAACATGGTAAACGCGACGGTTTCGATTCTGGACAGCTTTGCCAAGCTGGCCACGTTGCAGTTCAAGATGGAAGATCTCGGCGGGCCTGTACGGATCGTCGAATTTACGAGCGAGCAGGCGGAAGCCGGATTTGCTCAGTACATCTTTTGGGCCGGGCTGCTCAGCCTTTACCTTGGCCTCTTTAACCTGCTGCCGTTTCCGGCGCTGGACGGAAGCCGCCTCGTTTTTCTCGGGTTTGAGGCGATCCGGGGCAAGCCGGTCGATCCGAGCCGCGAAAGCATGGTGCATTTTGTCGGATTCGCCATGCTGATGCTGCTGATGATTGCAGTGACGTATAACGATATTTTACGGTTGATGAAAGGGTAG
- a CDS encoding 1-deoxy-D-xylulose-5-phosphate reductoisomerase, translating to MKRVSILGSTGSIGTQTLDVISHHPGRFAVEALAGGQNVPLLVEQAKRFRPKKVSVASKELAAEIKGQLPSGTEVLYGEEGLIEAAAGTEADYVVTAIVGSLGLRPTLAAIEAGKAIGLANKETLVSAGHLVTELAQKRGVKLLPIDSEHSAIFQCLNGEDLSRIRKITLTASGGSFRDRTRAELTHVTVEDALKHPNWSMGAKITIDSATMVNKGLEVIEAHWLFGASYDDIEVIIHPESIVHSFVEFVDHSIIAQLGNPDMRVPIQYALTYPDRLHTPTKPLDLTELGKLHFRKMDFSRFPCLKMAFDSGRSGGTATTVFNAANEVAVARFLQGEIRFLQIEEIIYETLAAHQATANPSLDEIIEADAWARQRAEAWKSL from the coding sequence ATGAAACGGGTATCGATATTAGGCTCAACCGGTTCAATCGGCACGCAGACGCTCGACGTCATCTCGCATCATCCCGGGCGTTTTGCGGTTGAAGCGCTGGCCGGAGGACAAAACGTTCCACTTTTGGTGGAGCAAGCGAAGCGGTTTCGGCCGAAAAAAGTATCGGTGGCGTCAAAGGAGCTTGCCGCTGAAATCAAAGGCCAGCTGCCTTCCGGCACGGAGGTGCTGTACGGGGAGGAAGGGCTGATCGAAGCCGCCGCGGGAACCGAAGCGGATTATGTCGTAACCGCTATCGTGGGCAGCCTCGGTCTCCGTCCGACGCTGGCCGCCATCGAGGCGGGCAAGGCGATCGGGCTCGCCAATAAGGAAACGCTGGTCAGCGCCGGGCATCTTGTCACAGAGCTCGCGCAAAAACGCGGCGTCAAGCTGCTGCCGATCGATAGCGAACACTCCGCGATTTTTCAATGTTTGAACGGCGAAGATTTATCGCGCATTCGGAAAATCACGTTAACGGCATCCGGAGGTTCGTTCCGCGACCGCACGCGCGCCGAACTTACGCATGTGACGGTGGAGGATGCATTGAAGCATCCCAACTGGTCGATGGGCGCCAAAATCACGATCGATTCGGCCACGATGGTCAACAAAGGCCTCGAAGTCATTGAAGCGCACTGGCTGTTCGGCGCGTCGTACGACGATATCGAGGTGATCATTCATCCGGAAAGCATCGTCCATTCGTTCGTCGAGTTCGTCGACCACAGCATCATCGCGCAGCTTGGCAACCCCGATATGAGGGTGCCTATCCAATATGCGCTTACATATCCGGATCGGCTGCACACGCCGACAAAACCGCTCGATTTGACCGAACTGGGCAAACTGCATTTTCGCAAAATGGATTTCAGCCGTTTTCCATGCTTGAAGATGGCGTTTGACAGCGGACGCAGCGGCGGGACGGCGACGACCGTATTCAACGCGGCCAACGAAGTGGCGGTTGCCCGCTTTTTGCAAGGAGAAATCCGCTTTCTGCAAATCGAGGAAATCATTTATGAAACCCTCGCCGCACATCAGGCGACGGCAAATCCGTCGCTGGATGAAATTATTGAGGCGGACGCGTGGGCAAGGCAGCGCGCCGAGGCGTGGAAATCCCTCTAA
- a CDS encoding DUF6115 domain-containing protein — protein MDQPWMYIVLIGLVLVVYAKILPKSASSSSRQSASVKEIEETMEHFAAELDEQNQAVIQLFNETKQNYESHLAKLAGRLEWLEKQNAGMSQEIAKLQIAHAQLEKQWLAASASVSADRFQPASPEIKGVPVPHIEDKPTVKEPEPPANLMNIQERYAELFQLYRQGKSADYIAKKLGMNKGEISLIIQLAKQEESLRA, from the coding sequence TTGGACCAGCCATGGATGTATATCGTGCTGATTGGACTCGTGCTCGTCGTGTACGCGAAAATATTGCCGAAATCAGCTTCGTCCTCCTCGCGGCAGAGTGCAAGCGTCAAAGAAATCGAGGAAACGATGGAGCATTTCGCGGCCGAACTGGATGAGCAAAACCAGGCAGTCATTCAGCTGTTTAACGAAACGAAGCAAAATTACGAATCGCATTTGGCCAAGCTCGCCGGCCGGCTCGAATGGCTGGAGAAGCAAAATGCCGGAATGTCGCAGGAGATCGCAAAGCTGCAAATCGCTCACGCCCAGCTCGAAAAGCAATGGCTCGCGGCATCCGCTTCCGTTTCGGCTGACCGGTTTCAGCCGGCTTCGCCGGAGATCAAGGGCGTCCCCGTTCCGCATATCGAGGATAAGCCAACCGTGAAGGAGCCGGAGCCTCCGGCCAATCTGATGAACATCCAAGAGCGCTACGCCGAATTGTTTCAGCTGTACCGCCAAGGCAAATCCGCCGATTACATTGCCAAAAAGCTGGGGATGAATAAAGGGGAAATCAGCCTAATCATTCAGCTCGCCAAACAGGAGGAGAGCTTGCGTGCTTAA
- a CDS encoding FliA/WhiG family RNA polymerase sigma factor produces MISNKSHLANIDVWRQWKEHGLLEAKQALIENYLPLVDYVSGRLAIGLPKNVSRDDLTSYGIMGLIDAIEKFDYERGLQFETYASWRIRGAIIDGLRQGDWVPRSVREKAKKIEDAYQKLEQQYLRSVTDAEISAYLQVSENEFQQMVQDIAVTTICSIDDPIKDEESETRLSLLVDEKAKNPEYKVNEFFLKETLAKAIDRLTEKERTVVSLFYYEELSLSEIAEVMNLSPSRISQLHSKAILRLRGSLGRMKVQLFQDT; encoded by the coding sequence ATGATTTCGAATAAATCGCATTTAGCTAACATAGACGTTTGGCGGCAATGGAAGGAGCACGGCTTGCTTGAAGCCAAACAAGCGTTGATTGAAAACTATCTGCCTCTTGTGGATTACGTATCCGGCCGGCTCGCTATCGGGCTGCCGAAAAATGTTTCCAGGGATGATTTGACCAGTTATGGTATAATGGGATTAATCGATGCGATCGAAAAGTTCGACTACGAGCGGGGACTTCAGTTCGAGACTTATGCCTCGTGGCGGATACGCGGCGCGATTATCGACGGGCTTCGTCAAGGAGACTGGGTTCCGCGCTCGGTAAGGGAGAAGGCGAAAAAAATCGAAGACGCCTATCAAAAGCTGGAGCAGCAATATTTGCGTTCCGTCACCGATGCGGAAATCAGCGCGTACCTTCAAGTGAGCGAGAACGAGTTTCAGCAGATGGTGCAGGATATCGCGGTGACGACGATCTGCTCGATCGACGACCCGATCAAAGATGAGGAGTCGGAAACAAGACTTTCATTATTGGTCGATGAAAAGGCGAAAAACCCCGAATATAAAGTCAACGAATTTTTTCTGAAGGAGACGTTGGCCAAGGCGATCGATCGTTTGACGGAAAAAGAGCGAACGGTTGTTTCGCTGTTTTATTACGAGGAGCTTTCTTTAAGTGAAATTGCCGAAGTGATGAATTTATCGCCATCGAGAATATCCCAGCTTCATTCCAAAGCGATTTTGCGTTTGAGAGGTTCCCTTGGAAGAATGAAGGTTCAATTGTTTCAAGATACATGA
- a CDS encoding chemotaxis protein CheD — protein sequence MIQDNLIKVGMADLNVAHMTGVLKTTGLGSCVGLTLYDARAKVAGMAHVMLPSSDIAREGTLNIAKYADTAIPELIRRMVGLGAVKSRMEAKMAGGAQMFAFAGNNDTMRIGPRNVESCKDQLKAYSIPLIAEDTGANYGRTIEFDCETGILVIRSVQQGVKEL from the coding sequence ATGATTCAAGACAATCTCATCAAAGTGGGAATGGCCGACCTCAATGTCGCACACATGACCGGTGTGCTTAAAACGACAGGACTCGGATCATGTGTAGGCTTAACGCTTTACGACGCGAGGGCAAAAGTGGCGGGAATGGCTCATGTTATGCTGCCGAGCTCCGACATCGCAAGGGAGGGAACGCTGAATATCGCCAAATATGCCGATACCGCGATTCCCGAACTGATCCGCCGCATGGTGGGGCTCGGTGCCGTCAAGTCACGGATGGAGGCCAAAATGGCAGGGGGAGCACAAATGTTCGCCTTTGCCGGAAACAACGACACCATGAGAATCGGACCGAGAAACGTCGAATCGTGCAAAGATCAGCTGAAGGCTTATTCTATTCCTCTTATTGCAGAAGATACGGGCGCAAATTACGGAAGAACGATAGAATTTGATTGTGAAACCGGCATTCTGGTCATACGCAGCGTACAACAAGGGGTAAAGGAATTGTAG
- the tsf gene encoding translation elongation factor Ts, translating into MAISPAAVKELREKTGAGMLDCKKALEEANGDITKASEILREKGLAAAAKKSGRIATEGLVESYIHGSGRIGVLVEVNCETDFVAKTDQFKEFVRDIAMQIAAASPLYVRREEVPAEALDKEREILKAQALNEGKPAHIVDKMVEGRIGKYYEEYCLLEQSFIKDPDKTIQTLLNEKIATIGENISIRRFVRFELGEGLEKKQENFAEEVMSQVNL; encoded by the coding sequence ATGGCAATTTCCCCAGCAGCGGTAAAAGAACTGCGCGAAAAAACCGGCGCAGGTATGCTTGATTGTAAAAAAGCGTTAGAAGAAGCAAACGGCGACATCACGAAAGCTTCCGAAATTTTGCGTGAAAAAGGACTTGCTGCGGCAGCTAAAAAGTCCGGCCGTATCGCCACCGAAGGTTTGGTCGAATCTTATATCCACGGCTCCGGCCGCATCGGCGTTTTGGTTGAAGTTAACTGCGAAACCGACTTCGTGGCCAAGACCGACCAGTTCAAGGAGTTTGTCAGAGACATCGCGATGCAAATCGCCGCGGCGAGCCCGCTGTATGTTCGCCGTGAGGAAGTTCCGGCCGAAGCTCTTGACAAAGAACGCGAAATCTTGAAAGCTCAAGCTTTGAACGAAGGCAAGCCGGCACACATCGTTGACAAAATGGTGGAAGGCCGGATCGGTAAATACTACGAAGAATACTGCTTGCTTGAGCAATCGTTCATCAAGGATCCGGACAAAACGATTCAAACGCTGCTGAACGAGAAAATCGCTACAATCGGCGAAAACATCTCAATTCGCCGCTTCGTTCGTTTCGAACTCGGAGAAGGCCTTGAGAAGAAGCAAGAAAACTTCGCGGAAGAAGTTATGTCGCAAGTGAACCTGTAA